In the Pelmatolapia mariae isolate MD_Pm_ZW linkage group LG10_11, Pm_UMD_F_2, whole genome shotgun sequence genome, TAATTCACTTCCAAGAGCCTTTGAAGTACCTTTAACATTGTTTCTGCACACAGCTTATATCCTGTTGTCATCCTTTAAaccaggggtgggggaactcgaggcctcaagggccggtgtcctgcaggtttcagatgtgtccttgatccaacacagctgattttaatggctaaattacttcaacatgtcttgaagttctccagaggcctggtaatgaactaatcatttgattcaggtgtgttgacccagggtgatatctaaaacctgcaggacaccggcccttgagtaATATATGTAATGCATATTTATAGAGAGATCTTATGTTTTCAgtgaggaatgttttttttttctttttcagaagtCACCAATGTTTGAAATCACTTAATAAATCTTATAATGCAGTCCTGCTGAGCTCTAAActgttttatattttcacattttgacaTAGTAAAttgacaaaaacaggaaaaaaaaaaatactcctgaagaaacaaacaaacaagttaCTACATTGTAGGTTGAGTGAAATGCTTGATACGTCGAAGCAAGTTGAACTTGCAGCATAGTGGCGAGTGTAAAATTTGTGCCAACAAAGCACTTTCACTTCTCCTTAGTTGTGGAGGATTTCTTTGCAAAAACAACTTTCTGCTTTTTAAAGCCTGACAACttattgttttttactttatgaTGTGTAATCAATTTATGTTTTCAAAGAAGATGCATTTTCTTCTAAGTTTTCTTTGCAATGGAATATTTTTCATATAAGCACAGTAGTCATGCTCTGTCTGTCTGGCTGACGCTTACAGCTAGGTGGAGACATGGATTaaaaatatgtgtaaaaattTTCCTGAAACAGTCATCAATTCCCACTTTAGCTATGTTTTCATCTGTCtaaaactgagagaaaaaaaaacaatcagttCCTGAAATTCTTACTTCTTCTTTCTAATCCTCTGTCATCTGGCTAAGGCAAGATGTGAAAAGGGATGTTTGGCAAACGTGTTTATGAGAACAGTGTACTCTCATCTCCCTTGGAAGGTTTTAGGTCTTCTGCTGGCTCGCCGTCCAATCCCAGATTCAGTCATGTCAACCACAGACAATATCTGGGTGAGTGGATATTTTTGAAATTTagttattaatttaatttatttagttGTTATGCATAATTGTTCATTAGGAAACACAAAGTGTTACCTGAACCTTGTCCAAAAgcaagtctttttttaaattacccaGGTCTTTGAAAGATATTGATGAGTTCTGTATCTCTGTCTTCTCACAGGATTATGATTATTATGGAAATATGACAGAAGCTGTTGCAGCTCCGTGCTTACAGGAAGACATCTATGGTTTTGCAGAGAAGTTCTCCCCTGTGGTATACAGCCTGGTGTTTGTCTTGGCAGTTGTTGGCAACGTGCTGGTGCTGTGTGTGATCAGACGCTACAGAATCTCTCAGAGTGGTGGAGCTTGTGCCTTTTCCTTAACAGACACCTTCCTCCTTCACCTGGCCATTTCAGACCTTCTTCTGGCCTTCACTCTGCCCCTGTTTGCAGTGCAATGGGCTCACCACTGGATGTTCGGCTTGGCTGTTTGCAAGATCTCAGGTGCTCTCTTCTCCTTAAACCGGTACAGTGGCATCCTCTTCCTGGCCTGCATCAGCTTTGACAGATACCTGGCAATCGTTCATGCCATCAGCTCAAGTTGGAAACGAAGCACATGCCATGCTCAGTTTGCATGTGCCATTATCTGGGCAGTCTGTCTGGGCTTGAGTGGAATTGACATTTACTTTAAACAAGTGGTAATGATAGACCTTGTCGGTCAGCAGAGGGGGCCCGTGTGCCAGGTGTGGTTCACTGAAAACACTTTACAGTGGCAGGTGGGGCTGGAATTTGTCAGTGTAGTTCTGGGCTTTGGGGTTCCCCTCCTAGTTATGCTCTACTGCTACATCCGGATCTTCAGGTCTCTGTGCAATGCCTCTCGCCGCCAAAAGCGCAAGTCTCTCCGCCTCATCATCTCCTTAGTGTCTGTATTTGTAATCTGTTGGGCTCCATACACCTGCTTCCAGCTGGCAGATAGTCTGCTAAGGCTGGGTGTGTTAAGTGCATCCTGTGAGCTTGGCTATGTGCTTGACGTTGGAACTCTGATCACTGAAAGTCTGGGACTGTCACACTGTGCCCTCAATCCTCTGCTGTACGGCTTTGTAGGAGTGAAATTTAGGCGGGAGCTAGTCAGAATGTGTAAGGGGCTACTGGGACAGAGGAGCTGGCTGGCAATGGAAGGGTGGCGAGAGCGAAGGCTTAGAAAAGCCACGGGATCATTCAGTTCTGCAGAGAGTGAAAACACCTCGTATTCTGTCATGGTGTGATTTTAGTCAGAGATACATAAAGAGAAAGGaagatgaaaatatatttttgtggtTTTGGGTGTGAAGCTTGTATTGTAAAGTGTGgtgaaaactgaaataaaatgttctcaaaaatATTTGCTACATGTTATTGGTGCTTTTTTGGAAGTTTGCAGTTTGTATTGTTTTGATTTCTTTGGTGTGTGACACGAGCAATGGAGTAAAACCGATTGCAAAATGCTGATGGTGTCACAAAATATTTCTTGCTAACTTACTGTGAAATTTTTTGATTTCTACATACTCCTAAAAAGCTTGATCAGCAGTATTGGGTAACGTTTGCATAAGTACTCAGAGTCAGATCTCATGTATTTATTCCCAGTAGATTGTaaatttttaaaagattttaaatctgtatatgttataatttatgTCGTAGCATGTATAAATCAATCATCCTATTTGTGTGCTTCAAAATGTTTAGTGCTGCAAAAGATGAAATGGCTATGGCTCTTCTTAAATTTTCTATGTATCATTGAAACGCAACCTTTATTTTGACCGATGCTGAAAATTTTtgtattaaatgttttaaaggaAATTATTGTCCAGTTgtcttttatgtattttttcattGCTTCCCTACAGGTTTACTTTTTGCCAGGAATGTcattgctaaaaaaataaaataattaaaaaaaacaaaaaaaaaacaaaacacaattatTAATCTCACTGAGGAAAACACTAAATGGATTTAACCTCTATAATCTAGCatgaaaatactgaaaatacCACAAAGCGAATAAACTTTATGCTTTGTGCAAGAAAGCAGTCTTGGCTGGAAAGCTGAAGGTTGACAGAGCTCACTTCCAGGTGCAAAGTTCCAGGAAGACAGctctctgtttttcttgctTAGTTTTTTATTATAGAAAACTGCATGTGGCACCATGGTGAAGGGGTTAATACATTTGCCTGACATGCAAAACCTGCCCAGCATGTGCAGATGGTGGTGATTCAGGCAGGTTATttgccataaaaaaaaaactctgccaTATcaaatatcacatatgcagaCCCACTTTCTGTGATGAATCTTTCAcaaataagggagcagctgaaagtcagaTCTTTTTACAGGGAACTTCAGTGACACACAGTTTGGAGCCAGGTGGTCCGAGTTTGACGACAGAAAGAATTTTCACAAATGAGTGACTCATTAGCTCTAAGCCATTGCAACACAGCTGCACTTGCAACATTTACTTGAGGCACACTGTCAAGTTTAACGGAAGATTATCTGTCAAGATAAGAACCTTAACCTTCATAAACCACACTGGTTGCTAAACGTGAAAAGGCACTTAGAGGTAACCATGCATAAGTCAAAAAATATAGAAACTGTAACTAAGACATCAACTCTGATATTTCATGAGCGAAATCCGAAGAGCCGTTACTAGACccaacatttgtttttataagAAGCAAAAGTACCAAAAGGTTTAGAAACACCTTATGTTTGATAAcatcattaatttaaaaaaatacatatatttatttcaaaagTATTCATGCAGTTGTGAGGTTTAAATGTAAACAGATCTGACATTAAAGTAGCTTACTGCAATGAAAATATTTTGAAGTACATAAAAattagacaaaaaaacaaaaacgtttgAATCTACTTGAGAATTACACATTTCAAAGTCAGCTAACTTTTAAATAGGTATTTAGTATACTGTCTTTATGTCTATTATTTGAAGTTAATTTAAATACTTACAAAATAAGAGCTGAGTTGTGAGACCTGCTTGTTTCTACGAAGACAGATGGCCTTATATTACATTACATTGACCAACTGAAATGAAACACAACACATGAGTGCTACATTAAGTTTAACTGTATGTTTACAATAGATGTCAGACATGTCAGACAATGTCTAATGTAAAATAATacaatagaaaaaaacacatgtAAAGTCTGATTACATGTAAGAGGATTGCCCTCTGGTGGAATCTGATTAAACAACAGTGTAGATTAAAATAATTTGCCTAGAGATTCAATAATATAAACAGTGGTAATTACAGAGTCTTGTGgagacctaaaaaaaaaatcacagcacGTCCTTTCATCACCTTTACATTACTGTGCAAAATTCTTGAGCctttgcttccaaggagtcaGATTTTGGACATGTTtactcatttttcatttttccgtACAGTCCTTGTACCTGTGTCAGGGTCTCCTGGTCCTTCTCCAGGTGCAATGCAATGATCTGGCAATCTCTGTTGGGCTCACTATGGTGAGCAGGCTACTGATAAAGAGGTGATTTCAGATTTACCTGCGCTCTCTCTTTTCACATGCCCACTGCTATCAAGAGAAGAGTTGTTTAAGAGGGAGAAGTCAGGAATCAGCTGTTTTGATAGAATTTGGAAACAGAGTTTCAGAGGAGACAGAGCCACCAAGAGAAGATCACTCACCTGCCCCACTGCCAAAAGCCTGACTTATgctaaattacacaagaactggactgaaaatcagtggcaatgGGTCATATTGACTAGGGAATccaaattttaaaactgtggttCAAATTACCATAAAGTAGTACAGTCCAGCTTTCTATGTCAGGtaagataaaacacatttactaTCATATCActcagattttgtttttcaaaatcaATGCCTTTTGAAATTTCCAACTGAGGAGGGAAAAAGTTTCTCAAACTGCAGAGCTTCATGCGAAGTAAGTACATTTATTTGGATATATCACAATCATCCTGCAATATTTACTGACTTTTATAAAGTATTTTAAACTTCTGTTAAAATActttataaatgttttatttgcagCAAAGTAAGTCTTTTTGCAGTCTTTTTGTATCCGTTTGGATTCCTATGCGTGCACATTTACTGGAAACAGTTGCCCTGAACACTTCTGATTTTATAGAACCTTTGATAATTACTTCACAAAGAATAAATAGAAAACCTGTGAGACTGttttataaattataaatgcCTATATTCTACCTAATCCTGCCTCACAGTGCCATCATCACACCATAGGAGTTGTGTTGGGTTTATCAAGAACTGACTTGTGTCATAGGACACACGATGTGATGTGAAAATTATAAAAATTGCATATGGTTGTAGGGATGAGCAATTAATGTCCCATGGGGCTACATGAGAAAATGGGGCTGCTATGAAGAGCTGCTTGAGTAAGCTGAACTCTGACCTGCGCATTATTAAGTTTATCCCTTTATAAGTTTATTCGTGTGGCCTTGCACAGCAGTCCCAATTTGTTATGTAACACCTGGGGAAAAACAATTGCTGAGCCCTGTTGGCACTGCAGAAGTTACGTTTTTACGTTTACATTTTACAGGCAATTATTGTATTTCTCGGACTATAAGGTGCACTGAACCCATTTAATCCCAAATTTTTCCctgcaaaataataaattttgtTAAGGTAATAGGGGGTTAAAATGTCAACAATTGTTGCCTGTGGGATTAAATGggttaaaatcctttaattttctcaaaaatcgacagcgCACCTTATAATCTGGTGGGCCTTATATGGATTAATTCTGGTTAACGTGTCATCCGTGGATATCTGCATTTTACCATTCCTCTTTCAGATGCTGCCTTCAGtagtcaccacagcagatcatttCCCTCCAGCTCACCCTGTCCTCTGCATCCTTCTCCGTCACACCAGGCCTCTGCATGTCCTTCTCACTACATCTATGAACACCacattcctcttttcctcctgcctgacaGCTCCATATTCACCATCGTTTGTCTAATAcatccactgtccttcccctgcacatgtccaaaccatctcagccttgcctctctaactttgtttcCACTCGAACCGAGCTgacctctcctgtcctgtctgaTAAACTATTCTAATTTCTGGGAAAAAACTAAAAGCATTATTATAAAAATGCTCTTTTATGCTttagtgggtttttttgcaaAGCACAGTTGCACATTCCCCccaaaactaaaataattatTGGAATTACATACAAAACTATGAATGCATTATTTTATGCATAGCTGTATCGGATCGCCACAGAGAGCCTAtacatcaggaaaaaaaagtccacAACAAATTCATTTACATCTTTGTGGACCTTAGTTTGCCcactggtgtgcagtcatgttggaacaggaaggggccatCTCCAAACTATTCCCAGAAGGTTGGGAGCAGGAAATTGTCAAAATGTCTTTGAATGCTGAATTATTAAGATTTCCTTTCACTTGACTTAAGTGGCTGAGCCCTGAAAACAGTcccacaccataatccccccTTTACCTAACTTTACGCTTGGCACAACACAGTCAGACAAGTACCACTGTCCTGGCAACCGCCAAATACATCCATTGGATTGCCAAGTGGAGAAGCGTGATTTATCACTTCAGAGAAGACATCCCCACTAAAGTCCAGCGGTGGTGTGCTTTACTGTACTTTGCGTTCACTTTGGCTATGCTGAGTGTGTGAAgagtttttaaaacaaaaattaattatAAGAATTTTGTAGCAAGAAAAACCTAAGGGTGTTTGTTTTAAGAAGTTTTCCAGGAAAAAGGGTGTAGCCATGGGTAGGATCAACATCCTCAGGAAATCCTGTGATTTTCAAAAGCAGTCTGGATGTTTACATATTAACAAATCCAACTTAATGCACTTGGGTGACCACATAAGACAGATGGAGACATGTAGCATTCCTATTCAAAGGATCACTTTCAGTTAGAAATCTCTGTAACTGTAACATTAAATTCTGTACCAATGACTTCCTGATTATGTTGTTTTCTGCTGACTCTGAGTTTGGTATTTATATTTCTTGATTTCTTGTTTTAGTATGTTAGGTCCATGTCCTCTTTCCATGTCACTGACATCTATCTTTGTGTGGACCTCCGCTCTTTTCTACAGTGTCTTttttcttgccactcttccataaaagCCAGATTTGTAGAGTGCATGAACAGAGTGCTCCCGCCATGAATAATTGTCCTGTGGACAGATTCTCCCACTGCTCAGGTGGATCTCTGCAgctcctccacagtcaccatgCTTCTTGACTTGTTCTCTTCGCCCTCCTGGCTGCCAAATTAGGTTGACAACCATGTGTCGGCAGGTTTGGAGATGTGTCACACTCTTCTTCAGATTAATTAAACAGTACTCAGTAAAATTTGGGATATGTTTCCATAACCTAACTGTTTTAAACTTTTCCACAACTTCATCACTGTCCTGTCTGGTGCTTTCCTTGATCTTCACGATGCTGTTTGTTCACCAGTGATCTCTAACAAACCTCTGAGGgcttcaaagagcagctgtacTTAATCTGACATTAAAGTTCACACAAGTGGACTCTTATTTACTAATTACGTGACTTCTGAAGGCAATTGGTAGCACCGGATTTTATTAAGGGATATCGGAGTAACGGGGGTATAAATAGTTTTTTAAGAAGCTGCTTACTCACCATTTCTTCTGCTTTCCATGTTTTccttgcttgtttgtttgtttctcactTTGATACTCACTAggattgtacaaactctgttttttgcCTTGTACGCTGTATTTACATTGACATGTTTGCACATGATTCCATTTATCACTGTTTACCTTTGCTTCAGCTCCTATATTGGTCTTTGACTGTGAACTTCATGTAATTAGGTTTACTTAAACAGCATCATGCACCCCACTTGAAAAGGGATTGAGTGGAGTCAGGATTCTGCTTCAGTTTTAGGTTTGTCAGTCATGACCCTGCGCCCCATCTCACAATTTTACAATATCAACAGCTCCCACTAGTGTTAGCGGCTCTTATTGTAGTGCTTTGTCAGTTTTGTGCCCCTTAATTTGCCAGGTACAGGTTGTTAGAAAGAAGCAACACTGAAGTGGTTTAATGGGACCTTTTTTCCTCAATAAAGGCATAGGTCTCAGAGATTGAGCCTGTGTggaggcttcttttttttttgattatCTGTTTTTGACTTGGATTAAGTTTGACTGTGCTCCAATATTTCCGGTTGGATCCAGATCGTTAGCTGAACATGCAGAACAGGGTCATTGTACTCAGTGGGATGATAGCAACATCCTCTGAGCATTAAGACACTCGTGGGAAGATGAGGGGATAGCACAATATTTTATCTATAAAATGAATTTAGTCTTTAAGATTGAAAGTAAAATCCTTGTCTGAGGGTGCTTCCAAAGTATTATAAAATCAAGGCTATAGCCTCGTGTGGGATCCACAACCCCAAGaaaacctgtttttgtttttgtttttttcaaaagcaGCCTGGATGTCTAAACAGGAACAAACTCAACTTAATTAACCTGGTTCGACACATAACTGGAAGCTTATAGCATTCCTACTCAAGGAACTGCTTTCAGTCAGTCAGAATTCTCTGTAAAAGCACCTGAAACATGAAGTTTTTAACTGctgattgttaaaaaaaaaatttacaaCTGCGTTACTGATcaattaatcaataaaacttgaACATTAAAAATTCTTCTGCAGCCTCCACCCCTCCTTTCTTTTACTTCATCAATTTCGACTATGGATTTTGaattatgtttttcattatgTTCGTCTGTAGATATTGTCAAAGGTTTGGTTTTTatgcttgtgttttcttttcttggtaaattttcattattttcaccACAAAGATGATAACAATTCATTTTTCAGTGAATAGTCACCCAAGAGTCCTTGGTCTGTTAACCCTGTGGATGTACTGTAATGTTGCAAACAGAATTGTTTATGCATTTTAACatttcacacaaaaacataaatcaaTGTATTAAAAAATGTGGCAACCTAAAATAACATCTCATGTCATCTTACTTCTATTACAACACTTTCCAGAAATCAGAAAAGCGAAATATTATAACCTGCCAACAAATGCAGGTGTGAGCCCCAAATAGACAAAATAATTTTTGTCCTATCACGTTCAACTACTGATGCAGGAAgtacagaaaacaacaaaataaacggTGCTTATTGCAGATTATCTAATATACAAGCATACTTTGTATGCGTGgatgttaatgtttttctcttcatgtccattTATATGCTATTCATTACAGCCATCCTCGGATAACAGGGGAGTTGCAAGTTTCTACGTTTGCTTGAGGCTCCCTGTCAAGCTTAATGGAAGATTAACTGCCAAAAACCATACACTGAttgctaaaatgtaaaaacacacagctgGGTAATAATGAACAGAAAGTTTTGGAAACACCGGGTTAATCTTGTGTTTAATAACTGCATTATTTTTATCTAAAACATTTATTAAGTGCCATGGTCCC is a window encoding:
- the cxcr3.2 gene encoding C-X-C chemokine receptor type 3-2, whose product is MSTTDNIWDYDYYGNMTEAVAAPCLQEDIYGFAEKFSPVVYSLVFVLAVVGNVLVLCVIRRYRISQSGGACAFSLTDTFLLHLAISDLLLAFTLPLFAVQWAHHWMFGLAVCKISGALFSLNRYSGILFLACISFDRYLAIVHAISSSWKRSTCHAQFACAIIWAVCLGLSGIDIYFKQVVMIDLVGQQRGPVCQVWFTENTLQWQVGLEFVSVVLGFGVPLLVMLYCYIRIFRSLCNASRRQKRKSLRLIISLVSVFVICWAPYTCFQLADSLLRLGVLSASCELGYVLDVGTLITESLGLSHCALNPLLYGFVGVKFRRELVRMCKGLLGQRSWLAMEGWRERRLRKATGSFSSAESENTSYSVMV